In Methanosarcina siciliae T4/M, one genomic interval encodes:
- a CDS encoding YkvA family protein translates to MAKIYNIRRKKIGSNLDQFDENPDQTSDNSTAFPEELRSTRHRRADPRKIWYYLELLFSMLIDSFNGKYPLPKKTVLVITFALLYLISPVDFSPDIFPVIGLVDDVAVLAFAFSLIKEDLEKYRAWKMSYEY, encoded by the coding sequence ATGGCTAAAATCTATAATATCAGAAGGAAGAAAATTGGATCAAATCTCGACCAATTCGATGAAAATCCGGATCAAACTTCCGATAACAGCACGGCTTTTCCTGAAGAACTGAGAAGCACTCGTCACCGCCGAGCAGATCCCAGGAAAATCTGGTATTATCTGGAATTATTGTTTTCAATGCTAATAGATTCCTTCAACGGGAAATACCCTCTTCCAAAGAAAACGGTATTGGTGATCACATTCGCTCTTCTATATCTCATAAGTCCGGTTGACTTCTCTCCGGATATCTTTCCTGTAATCGGACTTGTGGACGATGTGGCTGTGCTTGCTTTTGCATTTAGCCTTATTAAAGAGGACCTGGAAAAATACAGAGCCTGGAAAATGAGTTATGAATATTGA
- a CDS encoding GNAT family N-acetyltransferase produces the protein MQGSKNSEKYLIREAIAEDTSGMLEVFNYYVENSFAAYLETSVGPDFFQAVQSEKEQDENEYFPFYVIEEKGKIIGMGTLRPYFPFPNFRHTGVVSYFILPDHTRKGIGSRMMEKLCTEARKKKMRSLLANVSSKNEASLNFHLKHGFIECGKFREVGTKFGYYFDILWLQKFLETDQKQT, from the coding sequence ATGCAAGGAAGCAAAAATTCCGAGAAGTATTTAATAAGAGAAGCCATAGCCGAAGACACCTCCGGAATGCTTGAGGTCTTTAACTATTATGTGGAAAATAGTTTTGCAGCCTATCTCGAAACTTCTGTCGGGCCTGATTTTTTTCAAGCTGTTCAGAGTGAAAAAGAACAGGATGAAAATGAGTATTTTCCTTTTTACGTTATTGAAGAAAAAGGCAAAATAATAGGAATGGGAACCCTCAGACCATATTTTCCGTTCCCGAATTTCCGGCACACAGGTGTGGTTTCTTATTTCATCCTGCCCGACCACACAAGAAAAGGGATCGGGTCAAGGATGATGGAGAAACTATGTACCGAAGCCCGCAAGAAAAAGATGAGAAGCCTTCTTGCAAACGTATCCTCAAAGAATGAAGCCAGCCTGAACTTTCATCTGAAACACGGTTTTATTGAATGCGGGAAGTTCCGGGAAGTCGGGACCAAGTTTGGGTACTATTTTGACATTTTGTGGCTGCAGAAGTTCCTTGAGACAGACCAAAAACAAACATGA
- a CDS encoding NADP-dependent oxidoreductase encodes MKAIRIHEFGGTEVMKYEDIPQPQPGPGEIRIRIIAAGINPMDWKIRSGMVGEMPLPMIMGLDVAGIVDDQGPGEVSFRPGEEVFAKVSIGQGGYAEYTVVNSAQVARKPKSIGFVESAAIPTAGLAAWQSIFDIAGLEKGQSILIHGAAGGVGSFAVQFARWKGAYVIGTASEKNEQFLKSIGADKFIDYKKQRFENVAGKVDVVLDTIGGDTFERSWGVLKPGGFLISTVARIPEGVPEKYGVRAQTLMTRTDGEELAQIAAIIDEQPVKPVVTTVLPLSEAQKAHEMSETHHTRGKIVLRVAEDPQ; translated from the coding sequence ATGAAAGCAATAAGGATTCATGAGTTTGGCGGAACGGAAGTTATGAAATACGAGGATATTCCGCAGCCTCAACCTGGTCCGGGAGAGATTAGAATCAGGATCATTGCAGCCGGGATCAACCCCATGGACTGGAAGATCCGGAGCGGCATGGTGGGGGAAATGCCTTTGCCAATGATTATGGGACTCGATGTTGCAGGTATTGTAGACGATCAGGGACCCGGAGAAGTCTCCTTCCGGCCCGGAGAAGAGGTCTTTGCCAAAGTCTCGATAGGACAGGGCGGCTATGCCGAATACACGGTTGTCAATTCTGCACAGGTGGCAAGAAAACCCAAAAGTATCGGGTTCGTTGAAAGTGCAGCAATTCCAACCGCAGGACTTGCTGCCTGGCAGTCCATTTTTGATATTGCAGGGCTCGAGAAAGGACAGTCAATCCTCATCCACGGCGCAGCAGGCGGGGTTGGAAGTTTTGCAGTCCAGTTTGCCAGATGGAAAGGAGCTTACGTCATCGGTACGGCTTCCGAAAAGAATGAACAGTTTTTGAAGAGCATAGGCGCGGATAAATTTATCGATTATAAAAAACAGCGGTTTGAGAATGTGGCTGGCAAGGTGGACGTGGTACTGGATACTATTGGGGGAGACACCTTCGAGAGGTCCTGGGGAGTATTGAAGCCCGGTGGGTTCCTGATAAGTACCGTGGCGAGAATTCCGGAAGGAGTTCCCGAAAAATACGGAGTGCGTGCACAAACCCTCATGACCCGGACAGACGGAGAAGAACTTGCTCAAATCGCAGCCATAATAGACGAACAGCCGGTCAAACCAGTGGTAACAACAGTACTTCCTCTTTCCGAAGCCCAAAAGGCACATGAGATGAGTGAAACCCACCATACGCGCGGCAAGATCGTGTTGAGGGTAGCGGAAGACCCGCAGTGA